In the Triticum aestivum cultivar Chinese Spring chromosome 2B, IWGSC CS RefSeq v2.1, whole genome shotgun sequence genome, GTAAATCCTCGATGTTTGTAATCTCTCCAGATATAGTGAAGTTTGGCTGGCTGGCGCCCGTGGTTTTTCCCCCTTCGTGTTGGAGGGGTTTTCCACGTTAAATCTTGTGTCCCCTGCTTGTTTTCGTTCTTCGTCGAGTTGATTTGCCTGTCGTATCTCTAACACACTTCAACGCTGCCCGTCCCAACCCTCTGCCTCGTCCAGATCCGCATCCGTTCACCGAAGCCGGTGAGCCTGCTTCGCCTCACCGCCGCCTGCTCTCCTTCACTCTCGAGCCAGCTCCGTCCTCTGGCTCGACAATGGTGCCGCACCGagctcccaaatccatggtgtcacCGGCTCCCCGGGACAACCGCGCCTCCTCCACCTAGACGGCCCTTCCCTCAACTCCGGCCTCCGATTCCTGCTCTTGACGGATCGAGACCCTCCCGTTTGTCGGTTTGTAACAGACCAGTTATTGTGGTGGGGAAGATTGCAATAGCGGCCAAGTTGCAAAACCTAGACTATGGAAAGAGGTTGCTCCCGAGCCGTCAACCAAAAACAAATCTGATGGCCGCGAAGGCGGAGGACTCGCATGGTGTTATCAGTCAGGTGATGCCAAGCATTTCCTTTTTTTTGTCTCCTACAAAAAAAAAAGATGAGGCTGCCATGGTACCCAATGGAAAGAGTCTCGGTTCTTGCTAGATTCATCAAGAGAAATGTCATTAAAGGGGGGAAGTTATCTCCCTCGACTCTACGTTGTTAGGTAGAAATGAGGCAAGTGGGTGAGCTCATGTGCGTGTGCTCTAGACAACCAACCGCTCCCCGGCTCCCATTGCTAGCTTCTTCAATGTGCTTCTTGTCTGCGACATCACTAGGCAGATCAAGTCCGGCCGGTATCTTCCCCGGGAAATCACATGTAGGGGTATCCAATCCAAGCTTACTGCAGCATTGCAAAGCAAATCCACATTATGAAAAAAGCCGTCAATTGCAACGTTAGCATTGAAGCGAAACAAGGACTGACCTTCTGTCGACCAACACCATCGACCGGAGCTCGCAGTTTGCAAAGCTGTATATAACCAAGCAAGAGTTAGCAATATTTTaccagttttgctagaactcatctagatgagatataatctGGTCgcattcaccttttatagccattgaatgtgatgctataagatgcgtgtgtgctgacgtgggttgtatctaatcttgttttcaaagtgaataagaccaaattatatctcatctaaatgagttctaggtactcccataTTTTACGGCCCTTGCAGAATATTGTGGGTTGATTGGTTGACAGTTACCAAGGAAAAAGAACACTTGCCGTTTGCGCATATCCTCTGCTATGGTTGGATGACACTCTTTACTGTACATGTCACGGTCGGCTCATCCGTTGGCGCCATGTACTTGCGGTTCAACTCTCCTGAGGACCGCGAGACGTGCGTCGCGCTGCGGGAGCTGCCTTTTGAGGGCGCTCGCATCATCTTCGCCCGAGAAGAGGAGGCTGACCGGGTGCCGCCAAGGGCCAGGACCCACGCCTTCATCTCTGCCACCAGATTCCCCGCCGAGCACATCAACCCTGTCGGCATTGCTCGCGCCTTTTGAGGCTTTGTTGACTTGGTCGAGATTGACCACAGGGTGCTCTCTGGTGCCAATCTTTCTGCCGTTCGGGTCGTCCTCCTCCTTGAGCATGCCAGGAATGTGCCGTGTGATATGTGGCCACGCGGCGGGTTCTGGGGCTCCCGCGTCGTCACTGTCAGTACGCTCGCGGTTTGGCCGCAAGCGGACTCCTACGGCGACGATGGCGTCTACATCCCCTTCTTCGGCCCGCAACTGCCTCCACCATTCGCCCACAGCGGAGCTCCGCCGCCTTTGCACGGCTTTCCTTTAGGCTGGCCGGCCCCGGCCCCCCCGCGGCAGCAACCTCCTCCCCGCCAGGGTGGGGGTGGCGGGCAACGGCTCGCCACCTTTCTTCGCCTGCATGGCGCCCTGCCTCTTCCTGGGTCTcccgcctccgccgtccgtggcgtCGGGATACTACAGCGGCATAGCCACCTCCACCCCCCGCAGCTCGGTGGTCATCACTGAGCTGGGTGAGGACTCCGACGACGACACTGGGGATGGTGGGTCGGGCCCCTTCAACGCCAGCGTGCCTACCGTGCTTGCGGGTGCTGGGTCGTCCCCGGCACCCGTTATGCATGCGCCATGCAACGTGGTGCCCGACGTCGCTGCCCCCGCTCCTGCCGTCCCGGGCGTGCGCTATAGCCGTCGCCTGGCCCTCAAGGAGCCTGCTGCGTACGTCTCCATGACTGACAAAGCCATCAAGCAGAGGGAACTCAAAGACTCCCTCAAAGGCTGCTCGACGGCTCTCCAAGCCAAAGTTCTCAAACACAGAGTGATCGCCAACGTCCTCAAGCCTCTGGGAATGAACTCTGTGTCCGAGTTTAGGGCCGCGGCGGCCATCCCATCTGCTCCGGTGTCGGCAGGTCTCGATGAGTAGCGACCCTTCCGTCTTCCCTGCCCGCTGGACGCCCGGGGCTCTTTCGTTCGGGCGTGGTGTTTCTTTGCTTCTGCTAGCCTCCGTGTACGCATTCATGTGCTGTGTTTCCCCCGCCTATGTCATGTTACCCCTCGCGCTTCTCTCACCTTGTACGTCTTGTATGTCTGGTGCTCGCCTTGATTATGGATAGTGCCAACCGTAACTGCCTCTCGTTTCTTTCTTGGAATGTTCAAGGCCTCGGTGACAAGGACAAATGCTCTCTTGTCCGCAGTGCCGTGATTGCTGCTAATCCCCATGTTGCATGCATCCAGGAAACGAAACTAGCCTCGCTCTCCTTAGGCAAAGATCGATCGTTCCTCTCCCCCCACCTCGTCTTTCAAGCACCTGGACGCGGACGGCTCGCGTGGCGGGCTGCTCACGGCCTGGGACGACGCTGCGCTCCATCTCGTCTCCTGCCACTATGGCAGGTACACTCTTTCCACCGAGTTATCCTCCACTTCCTCCGATCTCGGCTTCTTGATTACTAACGTCTACGCCCCATCTGACCACGCCTTCACGCAAGATTTTGTGGATGAGATGATGGCTCTCTCTGGTTCGGTCTCAGGGCCCTGGCTTGTGCTTGGCGATTTCAACCTTATCAGATACCCCGAGGAGAAAAACAATGACAACTTCTCCGCATCTCTTGCGTCGAGATTCAATACCATGATCGATGCCCTCTCGTGGGTTGAGCTCCCCCTCTCTGACCGCTTGCTCACTTGGACAAATCGCCGCACCCCGCCCACCCTGGCGCGCCTCGACCGTGCGTTTTTAACGCTGATTGGGACGTGGCTCTACCCGACTCCACCCTTGCCTCCCGCCCTCGTGTCACCTCTGACCACGTCCTGCTCCTGGTCACTGCCTCTACCCACATCCCAGCCTCCCGTCAGTTCCGTTTTGAGAATAAATGGCTTCTTGACCCCTTGTTCCTTCCTCCCACTTCTCCTTCCTGGGCTCTCCCACGCAGGACCGCGGACTGTGCTAAAGACATTGCTGCTAAAGTCAAGTCCTTCCGTCGTGCTGCAAAGGTTTGGAAGGCAAGTCACCGGTTTGTCCCTCGCCATGATAATAACTACAGATTTCTTATTGATCTGTTTGACTTTCTTGAGGAATACCGTGTGCTTTCAGTGGAGGAAGCGGCGTTGCGGCTTGATGCCCGCGCCGCCTTGGGCTTCTCAGTTCGTCAGCAAGCTGCGTTCTGGAGACAGCGCGGGAAGTTTCGCCGGGTGGGCGAGGGTGACGAAAACACCCGATTCTTCCACGCTCAGGCATCGCAGCGCTTCCGGTCGAACCGGATCAAAGCTCTGGATGTCGGGGGCACAATCGTCGTCGGTCATGCGGCCAAGGCGGAGGCCCTGCATGCCTTCTACTCCGCCCTTCTCGGTCGTGCGGGGGGCCCCGTCTGGCACTTCGACCTGCCGGCGCTGTACCAGGGGGGGGCACTGTGGACGGGGCCAAACTGGTTGCCCCCTTCGAGATGGCCGAGATCAAAGCGGCCGTCGCCAGCCTCGACAGAACCAGCGCCCCGGGCCCCGATGGCCTTGGTCCGGGCTTCTACCAGGCCGCCTGGGAGCTGGTCTCCGGTGATGTGATGCGGTTGATGGAGGGGTTCTATGACAACTCCGTGAACCTTTCCTGCATCAACCGCGCGCATGTTGTGCTGCTTCCCAAGGCCGAGGGGGTGCTCACTCCGGGTGGCTTTTGACCCATCTCGCTCCAGAACTGCGACATCAAGATTGCGTGCAAGGTTCTGACCACGCGCCTTCAACAACAGATCTCGGATGTGGTGGACGTGGACCAATCCGGGTTCATTAAAGGGCGAAGCATCTCCGAGAACTTTGTGTACGCTACGGAGATTGTCCAATGCTGCGAGACCCACCGGGCTCCATCGCTGGTCCTGAAGCTCGACTTTGCCAAAGCCTTCGACTCCATCAACTGGGAAAGCCTTCGCCGGATTATGGAGGTGCGTGGCTTTCCGTCCCTCTGGTGTGACTGGATGGGCTCCATCTTCCGGTCGTCCATGTCCGCGGTGGTGCTCAATGGCGTGCCCGGGCGTTGGATCAAATGCAAGAAGGGATTGCGGCAGGGGGACCCTCTCTCCCCCTACCTGTTCCTCCTCGTTGCGGACGTGCTTCAACAGATGATCAAGAAGGATGGTGGGATGCGCCACCCTCTGTTCACCGATGCGCCCCCGCTTGTCCTCCAGTACGCTGatgacaccatcatcatcatgcatgcGGAGCTGGGCACGGTTCGGCGTCTCAAGGGCATCCTTGACGACTTCGCGGCTGCGACGGGGCTCATCATCAACTTCCACAAAAGCACCGTCGCGCCCGTCCATGTCCCCGAGGATGATCTTGGCGACATGATCCGTGAGTTGGGGTGCTGCGTGGGAAGCTTCCCTCAAATCTACCTTGGCCTGCCGCTCTCCAACCGCAAGCTCACCATGGACAACTTCCTCCCGCTCATTGCCAAAGCTGAGCGCTAACTCTCCGGCTGACGCGCTCAGCTTCTGTCCTTTGGGGGGCGCCTGGTGCTGCTCAATGCCGTCCTAGACGCTCTCCCCACATATGCCATGTCTGCGATGGAGGTCCCGCCCTCTGTCCTCCGAGCGATCGACGCCCTGCGCCGCTCCTTCCTCTGGACCGCGACGGACAAAGCCTCTAGGGCCCAGTGTCTCGTCGCCTGGGACCGCGTCGTCCGTCCCAAGGAGGAGGGCGGACTGGGGGTTCGCGCCCTACCGGTCTAGAACCGGTGCCTTCTGCTGAAGCTCCTTCACCGCCTTCACTCGCGCCAAGACGCGCCATGGGCTCGCTGGGTCTGGGGTGAGCTGGGACGATCGCTGCTAACTTCCGCAGCGGCGGTGACACTCCCCGAACCGCACTGGGCCTCCCTTGCCAAGCTTATGCCTGTGTACCGGGCGGTCACCGCTGTCACCCTTGGCGACGGGCGCACTACGGCATTCTGGCTGGACTCCTGGTTGCCCGGTGGCGCCCTTTCCGTCCAGATGAGCTCCCTCTTCTCTCACACCACCGCGCCGACGGCCTCGGTTGCTCACACTGGCTTGCTGGGGTCCTCGTCCCCCGCCTGAACCATGTGGGCGCCAGGGAGTGCGCGGTGCTCCTTCCAATCATCCAGGCGCTGGCCCTCACTACGGAGCCAGATGCTCGGACCCTTCGCCCCGGCTGCGACAAGGGTACTGCGCTCTCCTCCGCCGGCCTCTACCAACTCTGCCACTTTGGTGGGGTGCTTGCGCCGTACGCCGATTTTATCTGGAAGAACTACGCTCCAAGTCGCGTCCGCTTCTTCGCCTGGGTCCTGATCCAGGCCCGGATCCAGACAAGGGACGTCCTCCTGCGGAAGCACATTGTGGAGGCGGCGGGGGCCGGCTGCCCCATCTGCTCAGCGCCCCTAGAGTCGGCGTACCATCTCATCTTCGACTGCCCTTTTGCTAGGCGCTTTTGGTCTGTGGTGGGAGTCGCCTCCACGATCTCATCCGTTGAGCTGCTGCACACTTTGTCCCCGCCTGCCTCGGTACTGGTGCGGACGGGCTCGACCTTCCTTCTTCTCTGCTGTTGGCAACTTTGGAAGTACCGCAACGCGGTGGTCTTCCAAGGGTTGCCCCCGTCACTCCCTCGGCTGCTGCAGCTGTGTAGGGAGGACGCCATGCTTTGGCAGGTGCGTCTGCCTGTTGCTCTAAAGCAGGCATCTGATGCATGGCTGGGCTGCCTGGCCAGCCCTCGAGATGCCTGATGCTTGCTGCGTtacctccccctccctctcccccctctctctcttcccccataAAATGTACTTGTACATGCTGGTGACCTTGGCGTTCTGGCCCCATATATGGAAATTCAGGTggggaaatcccccccccccccccggttgaaaattcaaaaaaaaaagtgaAATCTAAGAAACTACTATGGGTGACAATAGCTATCTCGTTTTCTTCTCTTGTCCATAACCTGCGAGCACATCGAGAGATTAGTTTTAATTTAGTCCGGACGCCAAAATGAAGTTACTGGTTGACTCAACATGTCATCTAAAATCTGAGGTTTGTCTCCCAATACATGCTACGCATAAAGCTCCAGCATCTAGGACATTCTAATGTCAAATAAGACACTCAGTGGTAACTCACTGGTATACGATAAACAAGCAGTCAGAGGAAGCATTGTGTAGTGGCAGAGGGTATTACCCAAGGCAGTGCACAAGCCTTCACCACCAGTATAGTTTTTGTCTAGGACTGTGATATTTGTCAACCGTGTGACAGATTGCAAAAATACGAACCGATCCTGCCAGCGAGGCCCAGCTCATTCGATCCGTCTAAGGAGGCCCGAGTGCGTTCGATCCAAAATTTTCTCTCGTCCCCGTTGCCCTCGCACCTCCCACGTTCTCTCGGCCAGTATTTTTTTTCCACCGTTTTTCCGCGTTCCCAAATTTTTTTCTCTCGTCCCATTAGCCTCCCACTTCCCCACATTTTCCCTGTTAGTTTTTTCTTACCTTTTTTCAGAAACAAAAGTAGGGCAACAAAAATGAGGGAAAAGGACTTTTTTCCACCGTTTTTTCGCGTTCCCAAATTTTTTTCTCTCGTCCCATTAGCCTCCCACTTCCCCACATTTTCCCTGTTAGTTTTTTCTTACCTTTTTTCAGAAACAAAAGTAGGGCAACAAAAATGAGGGAAAAGGCTGCTGATGAGGTTCGTAGTCAAGCCCTCCTTGTTCGATGCTGCAGGGCTTACACAAAGCCCAATAACCAACTAGCCAACACACAGTTTCTATTTACATTCTAAAGAATTATACTACTTCACCGCTGGTGCATATTATTATCATGACATTTACACGGTAGTTATTCAAGggtttgcttccaataattttttTCCTATGTTAAAAAGTTACCACGTGTAAATTATCAGGTCTCCGGTACATATATTTCATCTACACAAAAATAATCGATGAATATTTTTCACAATTTTTTTCCCCAGGGTCAAATGTTAAAACGTgttttgtacctaagttatcatgtGTGTGGTGCGTATATTACCATACTATTTACAAAGAAGTTATCGGGGGtatttcaacaactttttttccttggtcaaagttaccatggtgtcttatactccctccgtcccaaaattcttgtcttagatttgtctagatacgccgtatctagacaaatctaagacaagaattttgggacggagggagtatatatctaaGTCATCATGTCTGTAGTGCATAAATCACCATGGAATGTACAAAAAGAGTTACAACGTTATGTTATCAACAACTTTTCTCCCCGGGTGAAAGTTATCATCGTGTTTCTACGCAATTTATCAAAAATTATCATGCTATCTACACAGAAATTATTGGCCGTATTATCAtttcggatccgacgtggcctgggcagacaactagtggccaaaacaaaaggtcatgggttccacgaccttctgttttggtcgtaaacgtctacgacttCTCACAGAAAAGGTccttaatttcagtttacgaccgccagcttttgaccttctgtttttggtcacaaaaatgtcgcaaatgaaaaacaatgacctttcagtgaccaatagtcaaggtcacaagttgacatatttcttgtagtgaggcaCATAGGCCATTGCTAACACATAGTCATGCATGCCAACCAATCAAAGCACCTATACATGTTTATATGGATCTTCTAAAAAGCAAATAATATGGATCAATCCATTATTGACTTCAGGTAATCTCCAAATCCACTTCTTCTTGTGTGCCTTTATATATAATCTTCTAGCTTCACTTGCGCTTTGGGCACTTTAAAGGCCATTCCAATATTGTTACAAACTGTTCTTCACTTCCAAACGAAAAACTAGTGAAACCATAGTTTAGTGAAAATTAGCGTCAATCTATTGAAATTGTTCGTAACATGTCTTGTATGTAAACTAGCACTTGGATTTACAAAATAAAATTAAATTATAACTAAATTGTGCAAAAAATGAATAAATTagaaatatgatataaaatagGTAAAATCCAATATTTAGAAAGATAGGTATCGACAAGCATGGGTTGCTTCTCATTATGGAAAAAAATGAAATGGTAATTATTTCCTACACGACTAGGTTTTAATAGTATAAAATCCCTCCCTTCCGTTTTATTGGACTCATCTCATTTTCTtgttttttccattttataagtcttATTTTCACTTCTTTCCACCACATGTTCACATTCCAAGGCACATAAAATTGatgcatgcaagaattaaaagaAAAGTGACCAATGCATGTAACCATTCCTACTCATTTAGTGGACATCCATGCATACACTGTAGTTAATGCAGATTAAACTTTCAGTAACTATGAGATATATTCGTCTACTCATCCTTTACgttggttgatgagatttcagacttaagccctataaaccggaaagggggAGTATAACAAAACATTTTCATAGAAATAAAATGGAGACGAGTGAAAGCATTCTTGAATTGGTTTCCATCGATGGCCAATGATAGTTGGATTTAATTCTTGATTGAAAGTAGTCCAAGACATTTAAGGTAAGTGTCATACTGAAGGGTTCCTTTCCTGGTGGCTAAATACCTttcaattatgaaggactaaatcaGGACATTGTTGAGGGAGAATTAGCCATGTGAATAGATAAAATTTGAATGATATAATGAGCACACTATTTAAAGAATGTGCTTAATTCTAGATGTATTCGGGTATTATGTTTTAAATGTTTTCATAACTAGTAAAACAACTGAATAATAAAACCGCATGCCTTCAATGATGTGACATatggaagaagaaaacacaagaatTATAAGAGTCATCTACATTTATAGTTATTAAGAAAATGCTATAAATATTGGGGGAAGAATATACATTGAGTATAAGAACGATTTAATGAGGAAAACCTAGATACATGATGACTTCTATGATTTTAATGGTGAATCTAGACATGTTTGAGATCTTTACCAGCAATAATACATCAAATTCATTAGCAAAATACAATCAAATCATCAACACATGGTCATTTTTCTACAATATTTCCTATATTTAAAGTATATTGAAGCTAATATATGAGTGAAGTAATCGGATAATATTAGGTAGGACGGGCAAATTTGTCAGGAAACAAAAACTAGGAGTCCACTTATTAAGCAATAGAGGGCACCATATGATGATACAATCAAACTTTCTATTGTGGGTTATTCACATACAAGCTGCTACTccttccgatccatattacttgttgcTCAAGCGGATGCATCTAGAcctatttcagtgctagatacatctgtttgagtGACAAGTAacatggatcagagggagtattttatttggtcaagtatttTATTCATCATGTCCTTTTCCTATACTACTATTATTTACAATTTTATACAAGCATGTTAGTTGGTCATAATTATGCATCAAAGACATTTTAAATTCAAAAACAATAATATAATAACATATAGCGCAAATCCTTGTTCACGGTGCTTGTCTTTTTAAAACAAAAACAATAAACCCAAGATCCACATTATGATGACCACTATGTGCACCGTGATCTTAGTGCATCATATAATCAAAGTATCATGAACCTAAAAAGATAAAAGCTGCAAAGTAAATGTGAGAAAGAATACGAGTAAAAATGTATCAACATAATGTCCTTGATAAAAAAGAAGGTTTCATGCATAATTTGGGTATGTATCCAGACAACAAATGGGATAACAAACATAGGAATTGTGCCAATCACACTCCAGAGTCACATATGTCAAATCCTATCCATAGATTTCCCTTATCTTGGCATCAATTTCAGTCATTCAGTTCAAACTTATTTGCCTGCCAGAAGTGGGGTTTGATTAAAGAATCAAAGATAATCATGCGGTCAATAGTCTTAGTTATTTTGTAGCTTTTTAAAAAACATGGTTAAGGGGGAAGTTAGATCCCTTAGATGTATGGTTTTAGGTAGAAATGAGGCACCTTGAGGAGACCGCCTCGAATGCAGGCGGGTGCTCTAGCTCACTTCTTGTCCACGACATCACTAGGAAGATCAAGTCCGAATGGTATCTTCCCAGAGAAATTACAAGTATGGGTTCCTGATCCAAGCTTACTGCAACATTGCAAAGCAAATCCACGCTATAAAATATCCATCATCTGCACTATAATCACTGAAGCAAAACAAGAGCTAACCTTACGTCGACCAACACCATTGAGCGAAGTTCACAATTGGCAAAGCTGTATATAACCAGGGCAAAGTTAGCAACATGCACCCACCCCCCTCTCAAAAGGAAAAGTGAGCGACATGCACTTGTGATGATACAATCAACCATGGCCTGAATATTTTAGGATCTAGCACAATAATATTGATACTGATATTGCAAGACAAAAGTTCTCTGAAGAACTAGCTCTATCTAGTCATGTTATGCTAGGCCGAAGAATACAATACTTCTTTCCATGTACATATTGAAAAAATAGTCCAATTTGCTTTTACTTGTGGGGTTTAAAGTTGTTGTAGGTATATAATGAAAATATTGTGCTCCACAACAACACAAGATTGCAGATATGGTGGGTTGATTATATGACAACTACCAAGGAAACAAATACTTACCGCTTGCTCAGTTCCTCTGCTATGGCTGGATGACACTCTTTACCATACATGTTTAAAGTGAAATCCAAAAAACTACTGTGGGTGACAATAGCTATGTCTTTTTCTTCTCTTGTCCTTAACCTGCGATCACATCGAGTGATCATTTTTAATAAGGTTACCAAAATAAATTTACATGTAGAGTCAATGTGTCATCTAAGGTTTGTCTTTTTCAATGCATGCTACCCATGAATCTCTGGCACTGGGACTTTCTAGTGTCAAATAGTCAATTAGTGATAACTCGCTAGTATATGAGAAACAAGAAATCAGAGGAAGCATTGTGTGGAGCGGAGGGTATTATCCAAGGCAGTGCACAAACCTATGCCATTAGTTCTAGGTTTTCTCTCAAACATGTAACAAGGTTTTGTGTCGACacacacaaagtaacatatatgtCCATGCATGTGTTAAGGCAAATAGCCTTATTCATCGGAAACACGAGAACAAATTGTTTTAAAGGACATAGGAAAACAACCTAAAGTGATATAGGACGTGTACATGAGTACTATTGAGGTACTTGGGTTTCATTTTCATATGAAGATCAATATAATTTTGTTTTCAAGGAACTAAAGAAAAGAAACTAATCAGTCATAAAAAGGAAAATTACCAGTCAATAAACTTCATGCCCCTGGCAGCAACAGATTCAGTTGTTTCTCTGACTTCCGGTTCCCAAAGAACATCTTCATCGTTCTCTATCTGTAAAGAACACAAGAACACATATATTAAAACACCATCAAAACACCGTCACATGAACTCGTCTTGTGAACTAGCAATATTAGGTACTTGCCAAGGAAAAATCAATGGCAGGAAAGAGAGCACGATATTTTGTAATGCTGCTCCTCCAGTCAAAGGGATGAACACCCTGCATTTTTAATGAAATTTAAAATGAAATATCAGAATATTTGTTGACAGAGCATTACTGATGTGGGA is a window encoding:
- the LOC123040140 gene encoding phosphoglycerate mutase-like protein 1, with the translated sequence MEAIARTAMYPQHRCKNIYLVRHAQGIHNVEGEKDHSAYMPPALLDAHITPLGWSQVDSLPEHVTKCGLDKKIELVIVSPLLRTMQTAVGVFGHESNTDEASASPLLMVEGAGHSGHKAISSLNCPPFLAVEACRERLGVHPFDWRSSITKYRALFPAIDFSLIENDEDVLWEPEVRETTESVAARGMKFIDWLRTREEKDIAIVTHSSFLDFTLNMYGKECHPAIAEELSKRFANCELRSMVLVDRSKLGLDTPTCDFPGKIPAGLDLPSDVADKKHIEEASNGSRGAVGCLEHTHMSSPTCLIST